In Janthinobacterium rivuli, a single genomic region encodes these proteins:
- a CDS encoding acetyl-CoA carboxylase carboxyltransferase subunit alpha, whose product MTKTTFLNFEQPIAELDSKIEELRFVQDDSAVDISEEIDRLAKKSQQLTKDIYAKLTPWQVAQIARHPQRPYTMDYVNEIFTDFHELHGDRSYADDLSVVGGLARFNGQPCMVIGHQKGRDTKERAMRNFGMPKPEGYRKAMRLMKVAEKFNLPIFTFVDTPGAFPGIDAEERGQSEAIGHNLYVMAELKVPLIATIIGEGGSGGALAIAVGDAVLMLQYSTYAVISPEGCASILWKSAERASDAAEALGLTAHRLKAMGLIDKIINEPLGGAHRDPKQMATLLKRALADTLRQFHGMKTKDLLAARHEKLLSYGKFKETTPSE is encoded by the coding sequence ATGACTAAAACGACTTTCCTCAATTTTGAACAGCCGATCGCGGAACTCGATTCCAAGATCGAAGAGTTGCGCTTCGTGCAAGACGATTCGGCCGTCGACATCTCGGAAGAGATCGACCGCCTGGCCAAAAAGAGCCAGCAGCTGACCAAGGATATCTACGCCAAGCTGACCCCTTGGCAAGTGGCGCAGATCGCGCGCCACCCACAGCGCCCCTACACCATGGATTACGTGAATGAAATCTTTACCGATTTCCACGAACTGCATGGCGACCGCAGCTACGCGGACGATCTGTCCGTCGTCGGCGGCCTGGCCCGCTTCAATGGCCAGCCGTGCATGGTCATCGGTCACCAGAAGGGCCGCGACACGAAAGAGCGCGCCATGCGCAATTTCGGCATGCCGAAGCCGGAAGGCTACCGCAAGGCCATGCGCCTGATGAAAGTGGCTGAAAAGTTCAACCTGCCGATCTTTACTTTTGTTGACACGCCAGGCGCCTTCCCCGGCATCGACGCGGAAGAGCGCGGCCAGTCGGAAGCCATCGGCCATAACCTGTACGTGATGGCCGAACTGAAAGTGCCGCTGATCGCCACCATCATCGGTGAAGGCGGTTCCGGCGGCGCGCTGGCGATTGCCGTGGGCGACGCCGTGCTGATGCTGCAATACTCGACCTACGCCGTGATCTCGCCGGAAGGCTGCGCCTCGATCCTGTGGAAGAGCGCCGAGCGCGCCTCCGACGCGGCCGAAGCGCTGGGCCTGACTGCCCACCGCCTGAAAGCCATGGGCCTGATCGACAAGATCATCAACGAACCGCTGGGCGGCGCCCACCGCGATCCGAAACAGATGGCCACCTTGCTCAAGCGCGCACTGGCCGACACCCTGCGCCAGTTCCACGGCATGAAAACCAAGGACCTGCTGGCCGCGCGCCATGAAAAACTGCTGAGCTACGGCAAGTTCAAGGAAACGACGCCGAGCGAGTAA
- a CDS encoding DNA-3-methyladenine glycosylase family protein, with protein MPTSRENGEVPKVTDLAQVIQVPSYWEEAKIELMKRDRIMKKLIPQFGDLHLVGHSDPFTTLARSLVGQQITPKAADAAWKKLLLACPKCTPSQVLKAGAEQLSACGLSKRKTEYILDLADHFKAKRVHASQWDQMDDEAVIAELVQIRGIGRWTAEMFLIFNLLRPNVLPLDDPGLIQGISVNYFSGEPVSRSDAREVSANWEPWRTVATWYLWRSLDPAAAPAAPDAAPGAAAGTVK; from the coding sequence ATGCCTACGTCCAGGGAAAACGGGGAAGTCCCCAAGGTGACGGACTTGGCGCAAGTGATCCAGGTGCCGTCCTACTGGGAAGAGGCGAAGATCGAGCTGATGAAGCGCGACCGCATCATGAAAAAGCTCATCCCGCAATTTGGCGACCTGCACCTGGTCGGCCATAGCGACCCGTTTACTACCCTGGCCCGTTCGCTGGTGGGGCAGCAGATCACGCCCAAGGCGGCCGATGCTGCCTGGAAAAAGCTGCTGCTCGCTTGCCCGAAATGCACGCCCTCGCAAGTGCTGAAGGCGGGCGCCGAGCAACTGTCCGCCTGTGGTTTGTCCAAACGCAAGACCGAATACATCCTCGACCTGGCTGACCATTTCAAGGCCAAGCGCGTGCACGCGAGCCAGTGGGACCAGATGGATGACGAAGCCGTCATCGCCGAACTGGTGCAGATCCGCGGCATCGGCCGCTGGACAGCCGAGATGTTTTTGATATTTAATCTGCTCCGGCCGAATGTCTTGCCGCTCGACGACCCCGGTTTGATCCAGGGCATCAGCGTCAATTACTTCTCCGGCGAACCAGTTTCCCGCAGCGATGCGCGCGAAGTTTCCGCCAATTGGGAACCGTGGCGCACCGTGGCGACGTGGTATTTGTGGCGCAGTCTCGACCCTGCAGCCGCCCCTGCCGCACCCGATGCAGCCCCCGGCGCAGCAGCCGGTACGGTAAAATAA
- the cysS gene encoding cysteine--tRNA ligase — MSNLKIYNTLAREKQVFVPMEAGKVRMYVCGMTIYDYCHIGHARMMMAFDVIYRWLKASGFDVTYVRNITDIDDKIIRRAVENGETISQLTTRFTQYMDEDTAALGILTPDHTPRATEYVPQMLRLIEQLEAKDLAYQGADGDVNYAVRNFPHYGKLSGKSLDDLRAGERVDVNTGKRDPLDFVLWKSSKESEPEEVKWDSKWGRGRPGWHIECSAMSCALLGEQFDIHGGGADLQFPHHENEIAQSEGAFGHTSVNYWIHNGFVRLDNEKMSKSLGNFFTIREVLQKFDAEVIRFFILRAHYRSPLNYSDVHLDDARLSLTRLYTALADVAVEEGAIDWSEAHAVRVREAMDDDFNTPLAVAALFDLATEVNKSKSPVLARQLKGLAGVFGLLERTPQQFLQATVGAAGGQDEAAGIEAAIAARSAAKKARDFAQSDKIRAELLAAGIILEDKPDGSTNWRRA; from the coding sequence ATGAGCAATCTAAAGATTTACAACACCCTGGCGCGCGAAAAGCAGGTATTCGTCCCGATGGAAGCGGGCAAGGTACGCATGTACGTGTGCGGCATGACCATCTACGACTATTGCCATATCGGCCATGCGCGCATGATGATGGCGTTCGACGTCATCTACCGCTGGCTGAAGGCGTCCGGTTTCGACGTCACCTATGTGCGCAACATTACGGACATCGACGACAAGATCATCCGCCGCGCCGTGGAAAATGGCGAGACGATTTCCCAGCTGACGACGCGTTTCACCCAGTACATGGATGAAGACACGGCCGCGCTGGGCATCTTGACGCCCGACCACACGCCGCGCGCCACCGAATACGTGCCGCAGATGCTGCGCCTGATTGAGCAGCTGGAAGCGAAGGACCTGGCTTACCAGGGCGCGGATGGCGACGTGAACTATGCCGTGCGCAATTTCCCCCACTACGGCAAGCTGTCGGGCAAGTCGCTCGACGACCTGCGCGCGGGCGAAAGAGTCGACGTGAACACGGGCAAGCGCGATCCGCTCGACTTCGTGCTGTGGAAGTCGTCGAAAGAATCGGAGCCGGAAGAAGTCAAATGGGATTCGAAATGGGGCCGCGGCCGCCCGGGCTGGCATATCGAGTGCTCGGCCATGTCGTGCGCCTTGCTCGGTGAACAGTTCGACATCCATGGCGGCGGCGCGGACTTGCAATTCCCGCACCACGAAAACGAGATCGCCCAGTCCGAAGGCGCGTTCGGCCATACCAGCGTGAATTACTGGATACATAACGGTTTCGTGCGCCTGGACAATGAAAAAATGTCCAAGTCGCTCGGCAACTTCTTCACCATCCGCGAAGTGCTGCAAAAATTCGATGCCGAAGTGATCCGCTTCTTCATCCTGCGCGCGCACTACCGCAGCCCCCTGAATTACTCGGACGTGCACCTCGATGACGCTCGCTTGTCCCTGACCCGTTTGTACACGGCGCTGGCCGACGTGGCGGTGGAAGAGGGCGCCATCGACTGGAGCGAAGCGCACGCCGTGCGCGTGCGCGAAGCGATGGACGACGATTTCAACACGCCGCTGGCCGTGGCCGCCCTGTTCGACCTGGCAACGGAAGTGAACAAGAGCAAGTCGCCGGTCCTGGCGCGTCAATTGAAGGGCCTGGCGGGCGTGTTCGGCTTGCTGGAACGCACGCCGCAGCAATTCCTGCAAGCGACCGTCGGCGCCGCCGGCGGCCAGGATGAGGCTGCCGGCATCGAAGCGGCCATCGCGGCGCGCAGCGCGGCGAAAAAGGCGCGCGACTTTGCGCAGTCCGACAAGATCCGCGCCGAACTGTTGGCGGCGGGCATCATTCTTGAAGACAAGCCTGACGGCTCGACCAACTGGCGCCGCGCATGA
- a CDS encoding DUF72 domain-containing protein: protein MHPVYIGTAGWSISSAAASHFPLDGSHLQRYAQVLNCVEINSSFYRPHQSATYARWAASVPDHFRFSVKLPRSITHERRLRDCAAELDRFAGEVMQPGNKLGCVLVQLPPSLRFEADVAFDFLTALRQRFDGMLACEARHPSWFEAGATELLKMQRITRVRADPPAGQPGPHVPTTSVAYLRLHGSPRIYYSDYPADYLAALAAELHASVQADSWCIFDNTAAGAALFNALDLQARISD, encoded by the coding sequence ATGCACCCTGTTTACATCGGCACGGCCGGCTGGAGTATTTCCAGCGCCGCCGCCAGCCACTTCCCCCTCGATGGCAGCCACCTGCAGCGCTATGCCCAGGTGCTCAACTGCGTGGAAATCAACAGTTCCTTCTACCGCCCGCACCAGAGTGCCACCTACGCGCGCTGGGCCGCCAGCGTACCCGACCACTTCCGCTTCAGCGTGAAATTGCCGCGCAGCATCACGCACGAACGGCGCTTGCGCGACTGTGCGGCCGAACTCGATCGTTTTGCGGGAGAAGTGATGCAACCGGGGAATAAACTGGGCTGCGTGCTGGTGCAGCTGCCGCCCAGCCTGCGATTCGAAGCGGACGTGGCCTTTGACTTCCTGACTGCGCTACGGCAACGCTTCGACGGCATGCTCGCGTGCGAGGCGCGCCACCCTAGCTGGTTCGAGGCAGGCGCCACCGAGCTATTGAAGATGCAGCGCATCACCCGCGTGCGCGCCGATCCGCCTGCCGGGCAGCCGGGCCCGCACGTGCCGACGACCAGCGTGGCCTACCTGCGCCTGCACGGCAGCCCGAGAATATATTATTCGGACTACCCTGCCGATTACCTGGCAGCGCTGGCCGCCGAATTGCACGCATCGGTGCAGGCGGACAGCTGGTGCATCTTCGACAATACGGCGGCCGGGGCCGCCCTGTTCAATGCGCTGGACTTGCAGGCGCGGATCAGCGACTAA
- a CDS encoding UDP-2,3-diacylglucosamine diphosphatase: protein MPAALFISDLHLQSSHPRTSAAFLSFLEHHAQYAQALYLLGDLFEYWAGDDDLEDPFNARMTAAIRAVSDAGVHVYWIAGNRDFLVGSGFAAAAGATLLSEPHVATLAGRRVVLLHGDAECTKDVQYMEFRAMVRQPAWQKQFLSMPLAQRKAIIDGLRQSSREHNGEKSMDIMDVTPDAVAQVFAEHASTVMIHGHTHRPALHQVGHTLRYVLPDWECDVTPPQQPRGGWIAIDTRGNITRHDLNGDFID from the coding sequence ATGCCTGCCGCACTCTTTATTTCCGACCTGCATCTGCAGAGCTCGCACCCGCGCACCAGCGCGGCGTTTCTTTCTTTCCTCGAACACCATGCGCAATATGCGCAAGCGCTGTATCTATTAGGCGACCTGTTCGAGTACTGGGCCGGCGACGATGACCTGGAAGACCCGTTCAATGCGCGCATGACGGCCGCCATCCGCGCCGTCAGCGATGCGGGCGTGCACGTCTACTGGATCGCCGGCAACCGCGATTTTCTCGTCGGCTCCGGCTTTGCGGCCGCCGCCGGCGCTACCCTGCTCAGCGAACCGCATGTGGCCACGCTTGCCGGCCGGCGCGTCGTCTTGCTGCATGGCGACGCCGAATGCACGAAAGACGTGCAATACATGGAGTTTCGCGCCATGGTGCGCCAGCCCGCCTGGCAAAAACAGTTCCTGTCCATGCCGCTGGCGCAGCGCAAGGCCATCATCGACGGTTTGCGCCAAAGCAGCCGCGAGCACAATGGCGAAAAGTCCATGGACATCATGGATGTCACGCCCGATGCTGTCGCGCAAGTATTTGCCGAACATGCGAGCACCGTCATGATCCACGGCCACACGCACCGCCCCGCCCTGCACCAGGTCGGCCATACTCTGCGCTACGTCTTGCCCGACTGGGAATGCGATGTGACACCGCCGCAACAGCCGCGCGGCGGCTGGATCGCCATCGATACGCGCGGCAACATCACGCGCCACGACCTGAATGGCGACTTCATCGACTAG
- a CDS encoding peptidylprolyl isomerase, protein MQEIKSKRLSFLARFCTVFAGLTLGSAVVAAAPATALDPTPHVALKTSMGEIVLELDQEKAPKSVANFLQYVNSGYYKGTVFHRVIDGFMIQGGGFDKNMKQKATKAPIKNEAQNGLQNVTYSIAMARTGDPHSATAQFFINVNDNGALDYPGRDGFGYTVFGKVVSGMDVVDKIKAVPVADKGPHQNVPVTPVVIESATLLKTAPAKL, encoded by the coding sequence ATGCAAGAAATCAAATCGAAACGCCTGTCTTTCCTGGCCCGCTTTTGCACCGTGTTTGCCGGCCTGACCCTGGGCAGCGCCGTCGTGGCAGCCGCTCCGGCAACTGCCCTCGACCCCACGCCGCATGTGGCCCTGAAAACCAGCATGGGCGAGATCGTGCTGGAACTGGACCAGGAAAAAGCGCCGAAAAGCGTGGCCAACTTCCTGCAGTACGTCAACAGCGGTTACTACAAGGGCACGGTGTTTCACCGCGTCATCGACGGCTTCATGATACAGGGCGGCGGCTTCGACAAGAACATGAAACAGAAAGCCACCAAGGCGCCGATCAAGAATGAAGCGCAAAACGGCTTGCAAAACGTCACCTACAGCATCGCCATGGCGCGCACGGGCGACCCGCATTCGGCCACCGCGCAATTTTTCATTAACGTCAACGACAATGGCGCGCTCGACTACCCTGGCCGCGACGGCTTCGGCTACACGGTGTTCGGCAAAGTCGTCAGCGGCATGGACGTGGTCGACAAGATCAAGGCCGTGCCCGTGGCGGACAAGGGCCCGCACCAGAACGTGCCGGTCACCCCCGTGGTGATCGAATCGGCGACTTTACTCAAGACAGCGCCCGCAAAACTGTAA
- a CDS encoding aspartate kinase → MALIVHKYGGTSMGSTDRIKNVAKRVAKWHDAGHQIVVVPSAMSGETNRLIGLAKEIMDQPDPRELDMIASTGEQVSVGLLSMALLAIGKQAVSYAGWQVAIKTDSAFTKARIQSIDDEKVKRDLDAGKIVIITGFQGVDEHDNIATLGRGGSDTSAVAIAAAMKAAECLIFTDVDGVYTTDPRVVSEARRLKTITFEEMLELASLGSKVLQTRSVEFAGNYRVPTRVLSSLTDPMLPLEIEANSGTLISFEEDTNMEQAVISGIAFNRDEAKITVLGVPDRPGVAYHILGPVADANIEVDMIIQNQSVDGKTDFTFTVSRGEYTRALAVLEANRESLGAASITGDAKVSKLSVVGVGMRSHVGVASQMFRTLSEEGINIMMISTSEIKISVLIDEKYMELAVRALHKAFELEKA, encoded by the coding sequence ATGGCTTTAATCGTCCACAAATATGGCGGTACGTCGATGGGCTCGACTGACCGTATCAAGAATGTCGCCAAGCGCGTTGCCAAGTGGCACGACGCTGGGCATCAAATCGTGGTGGTGCCATCCGCCATGTCGGGCGAAACGAACCGCCTGATTGGACTGGCCAAGGAAATCATGGATCAACCCGATCCCCGTGAACTTGACATGATCGCCTCGACAGGCGAACAAGTGTCCGTCGGCCTATTGTCGATGGCACTGCTGGCGATCGGCAAACAAGCCGTATCCTATGCTGGCTGGCAAGTCGCGATCAAGACCGATTCCGCCTTTACCAAGGCACGCATTCAGTCGATCGATGACGAAAAAGTCAAACGCGACCTCGATGCGGGCAAGATTGTCATCATTACCGGTTTCCAGGGTGTCGACGAACACGACAACATCGCGACCCTGGGCCGCGGCGGTTCGGACACCTCGGCAGTGGCGATCGCCGCCGCCATGAAGGCGGCCGAATGCCTGATCTTCACGGACGTCGACGGCGTCTACACGACCGACCCGCGCGTGGTTTCCGAGGCGCGCCGCCTGAAGACCATCACCTTTGAAGAAATGCTGGAACTGGCTTCGCTGGGTTCCAAAGTGCTGCAAACGCGTTCGGTGGAATTCGCCGGCAACTACCGCGTGCCCACGCGCGTGCTGTCGTCGCTGACCGACCCGATGTTGCCGCTGGAAATAGAAGCCAATTCAGGCACCCTGATTTCGTTTGAGGAAGATACAAACATGGAACAAGCAGTCATCTCCGGCATCGCCTTCAACCGCGATGAAGCCAAAATCACCGTGCTCGGCGTGCCCGACCGTCCAGGCGTGGCGTACCACATCCTGGGACCGGTGGCGGATGCGAACATCGAGGTCGACATGATCATACAGAATCAGTCGGTCGACGGTAAAACGGACTTCACCTTCACGGTCTCGCGCGGCGAGTACACGCGCGCCTTGGCCGTGCTGGAAGCGAACCGCGAATCGCTGGGCGCGGCCAGCATCACGGGCGACGCGAAAGTGTCGAAACTGTCCGTCGTCGGCGTGGGCATGCGCAGCCACGTTGGCGTCGCCTCGCAAATGTTCCGCACCCTGTCGGAAGAGGGCATCAACATCATGATGATCTCCACTTCCGAGATCAAGATCTCCGTGCTGATCGATGAAAAGTACATGGAACTGGCCGTGCGCGCGCTGCATAAGGCGTTCGAGCTGGAAAAAGCTTAA
- a CDS encoding peptidylprolyl isomerase: MTSVIITTNLGKITAELDAEKAPKTVANFLAYMQAGHYDNTIFHRVIDGFMIQGGGFEPGMKQKPADTTVENEAKNGLKNDTYTLAMARTSDPHSASAQFFINIKNNSFLDYPGQDGWGYAVFGKVTEGKEVVDAIRAVKTSRAGMFADVPVTDVIIEKVEAA, encoded by the coding sequence ATGACCTCCGTCATCATCACCACCAATCTGGGCAAGATCACCGCTGAACTGGACGCCGAGAAAGCGCCGAAAACGGTTGCCAACTTCCTGGCCTACATGCAAGCCGGTCACTACGACAACACGATTTTCCACCGCGTCATCGACGGCTTCATGATCCAGGGCGGCGGTTTCGAGCCAGGCATGAAACAAAAGCCAGCCGACACCACCGTGGAAAACGAAGCCAAGAACGGCCTGAAAAACGACACGTACACGCTGGCCATGGCCCGCACGTCGGATCCGCATTCGGCATCGGCCCAGTTCTTCATCAACATCAAGAACAACAGCTTCCTCGACTACCCAGGCCAGGACGGCTGGGGCTACGCCGTGTTCGGTAAAGTCACCGAAGGCAAGGAAGTCGTCGACGCCATCCGCGCCGTGAAAACCTCGCGCGCCGGCATGTTCGCCGACGTGCCAGTGACGGACGTCATCATCGAGAAGGTAGAAGCCGCGTAA
- the tilS gene encoding tRNA lysidine(34) synthetase TilS: protein MKKQQTATVADIFASALATCGPQTGETVGIALSGGLDSAALLHLAHAWAQEHGVFLYAFHVHHGLSPNADAWLAHCEQLCAGLGIAFEARRVTLEKNAKTGTEEAARKRRYAALGQLCAAHGVRLLLTAHHQDDQAETVLLQLLRGSGTAGLSGMDGANSAPELLGNPDLVMARPLLPVSRKQLEAYVASHAIAHIHDESNDDPRFARNALRHQVMPVLAQAFPGFQERFARSAQHAQSAQRLLTELATQDLAACLDGDCIELAKLRELSADRCYNLLRHWFGTRGLRMPSTAWLAEMLAQLLEARPDAQLLVTHPECHVRRHRDRLYLTPKLNDLAGMRDKSDAGIPGLEKASQQFSWQGEASLAFPAYGGVLHFDAVEEGGQGIDIAWLQSQTLTIDFRQGGERLKLALNRPTKSLKYHYQAFDVPAWERERLPLVCAAQQLLFAAGIGLDCHCLSLLDRPRVALRWVSC from the coding sequence TTGAAAAAGCAACAAACCGCCACCGTCGCCGATATCTTCGCCAGCGCGCTGGCAACCTGCGGACCACAAACCGGCGAGACGGTCGGCATCGCCCTCAGCGGCGGCCTCGATTCCGCAGCCCTGCTGCACCTGGCGCATGCCTGGGCGCAGGAGCATGGCGTGTTTCTTTACGCCTTCCACGTGCATCACGGCCTGAGCCCGAATGCGGATGCCTGGCTGGCCCACTGCGAGCAGTTGTGCGCCGGCCTGGGTATCGCCTTCGAGGCACGCCGTGTCACCCTGGAAAAGAATGCGAAGACGGGCACGGAAGAGGCGGCCCGCAAGCGCCGTTACGCGGCCCTGGGCCAGTTGTGCGCCGCGCACGGCGTGCGCCTGCTGCTCACGGCCCACCACCAGGATGACCAGGCCGAGACGGTGCTGCTGCAATTGCTGCGCGGCTCCGGCACGGCGGGCTTGTCGGGCATGGATGGCGCCAACAGTGCGCCCGAGTTGCTGGGCAACCCTGACCTGGTGATGGCGCGCCCCTTGCTGCCCGTGTCGCGCAAGCAACTCGAAGCGTACGTGGCGAGCCATGCGATCGCGCATATCCACGATGAATCGAACGACGATCCCCGCTTCGCCCGCAATGCCTTGCGGCATCAGGTGATGCCCGTGCTGGCGCAGGCGTTTCCCGGTTTCCAGGAGCGCTTCGCCCGCAGCGCCCAGCATGCGCAATCGGCGCAGCGCCTGCTGACGGAACTGGCGACGCAGGATCTGGCGGCGTGCCTCGATGGCGACTGCATCGAGCTGGCGAAATTGCGCGAGTTGAGCGCGGACCGCTGCTACAACCTGCTGCGCCACTGGTTCGGCACGCGCGGCTTGCGCATGCCGTCGACGGCATGGCTGGCGGAAATGCTGGCGCAATTGCTGGAAGCGCGGCCCGATGCGCAATTGCTGGTCACGCACCCCGAATGCCACGTGCGGCGCCACCGCGACCGGCTGTATCTGACGCCGAAGCTGAATGACCTTGCCGGCATGCGTGACAAAAGCGATGCGGGCATTCCCGGCCTGGAAAAGGCCAGCCAGCAATTTAGCTGGCAAGGCGAAGCCAGCCTGGCCTTTCCCGCGTATGGCGGCGTGCTGCATTTCGATGCGGTGGAAGAGGGCGGCCAGGGTATCGATATTGCCTGGTTGCAATCTCAAACCTTGACGATCGACTTCCGCCAGGGTGGCGAGCGCCTGAAACTGGCCTTGAACCGTCCCACCAAGAGCTTGAAATACCACTACCAGGCGTTTGACGTGCCCGCCTGGGAACGCGAACGCCTGCCCCTTGTCTGTGCGGCGCAACAATTGCTGTTCGCGGCTGGTATCGGCCTCGATTGCCATTGCCTGAGTCTGCTGGACCGTCCCCGCGTCGCCCTGCGCTGGGTCTCCTGCTGA